GCCGCGCGCTTCTACGAGCCCCACGCCGCTGAGATCGCGCGCAGCGGGCACAGCCTGCACGAGGTCGTGACGATCGCCTCTCTCGTGGAGCGCGAGGCGCGCGTCGACGCAGACCGGCCGCAGATCGCCGGCGTGATCGAGAACCGATTGGCGCGCGGCATGCGGCTGGAGATCGACGCGTCCGTGCTCTACGCGCTGGGTCAGCACAAGAGCCGTGTCCTCTTCTCGGACCTGGAAGTCGCCTCGCCGTACAACACGTACCGCCGCGCCGGGCTTCCGCCCGGCCCGATCGCTAGCCCCGGGCTGGCGTCGCTGGTGGCGGCGCTGCGGCCGGCGCGAAGCGACCGACTATTCTACGTGGCCAACCCGGACGGAACCCACACCTTCACGCGGACGCTGGCGGAGCACCGCGCTGCCACGGCCCGCGCCCGGCGGTCGGCGGGAGGGCCGCCATGATCGCGTCGCGGGGCCGCCGCGGGCTGCTGGCGCTCTGCCCGCACCGCTACTGTCGCTCGGGCGTTACGGACGTGGCCATCGAGGAGCTTCGGGAGGCAGGCATCGAGGCCGTGCTGCTGGACCTGGACAACACGCTGGTCGGTTGGCGCTCTCACGAAGTACCGGAACCCGTGCTCGATTGGGTTACTGCCCTGAAGTCCGCGGGGTTCAAGCTCTGTCTGGTGTCGAACACGCGCTACGGGCGCCGGCTCAGGGCGCTTTCCGAAGCCCTCGGCGTGCCGTACGTGCGGCGGGCCTGGAAGCCGCGCAGGCGCGGGTTCCAGGCGGCGCTCAGCGAGCTGGGCGTGAACCCGGCGCGCGCGGCGATGATTGGCGACCAGATGTTCACCGACGTGCTCGGGGGCAACCGCGTGGGGCTCTACACCGTGATGGTGAGGCCCATGGCGCGGCGTGAGTTCGTCGGCACGAAGGTCAGCCGCCTCTTCGAGGGCGCGCTGTTGCGCTGGTTCCTGCGGACCGGCCGGATCGGCGGCGAAGTGGGCAGCGCCACGAGGAACAAATGACGGGCGCGCGTCGTCCGACAGACCAGAGTGCATGTATTCCCCTGCCGGTCAGCGGCGACACGCGCGTCGCCGCGGTCTTCGGCTTCCCTGTCGCGCATTCGCTTTCTCCGGCGATTCACAACGCCGCATTCGCGGCGCTCGGTCTACCCTGGATCTACGTTCCGTTCCTGGTCGAGCCGGACGGGCTCGGGCCGGCTATTCGCGGCGCGGCCGCGCTCGGCATCGTGGGCGTCAACCTGACGATTCCGCACAAGGAGCGCGTGCTGCCCTACCTGGACGCCATCGACGCGGAGGCGAGTGCGCTCGGCGCGGTGAACACCGTCCACGTGTCCGGCGGCCGCTTGACGGGCTACAACACGGACGGCCACGGTTTCGCGGAGCCACTGCGCCGCCGTGGAGTGGAACTGGCCGGGCAGCGCGCCGTGGTGATCGGCGCCGGAGGCGCGGCGCGCGCCGTGGTGCTGCGGTTGGCGCGCGAGGGCGCGCGGACGGTGGTCGCCAACCGCACTCCGAGCCGCGCGGCGGCGCTCGCGGCGGACGCAAACCGCATCGCTGGGCGCGAGGCCGTCGAGGCGATCGACCTGGCCGACGCGCCCGCTCTGCGGCGCGCGCTGGCGTCCGCGTCGCTGCTGGTGAACACCACCTCGGTGGGCATGGAGCCGCGCGAGACGGAGGATCTCGGGCTTCCCGAGGGCGTCCTGCGGCCGGGGCTGCTGGTGTACGACCTGGTCTACCGCCCAGAGACCACGCGCCTGCTGGCGGCGGCGCGCGCGGCGGGCGCCGAGACGCTTGGCGGCGCCGAGATGCTGGTGCACCAGGGCGCGGCGGCGTTCTCGATATGGACGGGGCAGGCGGCCCCGGTCGACGTGATGCTGCGGGCGATGTCGCGAGCGCTGACCGGGCGATAGCCGGCGCGCGCCGGGCCGCCCTCCGCGGTGGGTGTCGAACCCCAAATTGTTGCTTGCCGTGCTCCAGGCGGCTATGATATAATCGCGCCGTCTGGCGGTCTCCGCGTCCGCGACGCGTGTGCGCGCTCACAAGAGGCGAGGTGGGGCAAAATGGTGATGGCACGTAAGAGCATGGGGGAGTACCTGGTTGAGAAAGGTCTGATCACCGCGGACCATCTCAAGCAGGCCCAGGACATGCAGCGGCAGTCGCATGGGGACCTTGCGAAGATCCTCGTGGATCTCGGCTTCGCCTCCGAGCGCGACGTGACGGAGGCGCGCGCCCAGGAGATGGGGCTGCCGTTTGTGGACCTCAACAAGTTCGCCCCGGACTCGAGCGCGATCAACGTGGTGCCCGAGCACGTGGCGAAGCGGCACAATGTGATCCCCGTCAAGAAGGACAACAACACGCTCGTCGTGGCGATGGCGGACACGAACAACCCCTACGCCGCCGACGATCTTCGCATGGTGTCGCGCTGCAACATTCGGGCGGCCCTGGCGGCGCCGGGCGCCATCGAGGACGCGATCTCTCGCGTCTATGGAGGCACCACCGCCACGCTCGCCCCCGCTGGCGGCTCGCCGGGCATGAACCCGATGAAGGCCGGGCCCGGTGGCGGCGCGGGCATGGGCGACCTGATGGCCGACATCCGCGAGAACCTGGCCAAGTACGGCTCGACCGGCGAGGTGGTCGACGAGGACGACGAGGCGGCCATCGCGCAGGCGGAAGAGGCCCCGATCATCCGGGTGGCCAACGCGATCATCCAGCAGGCCATCAAAGAGCTGGCTTCGGACATTCACGTCGAGCCCGAGCGCCGCGGCGTTCGCATCCGCTACCGCGTGGACGGCGTGCTGCACGAGGCGATGACGATGCCGAAGTACATTCAGGCGCCGCTCATCTCGCGTTTCAAGATCATGGCCGAGATGAACATCGCCGAGCGCCGGGTTCCGCAGGACGGCCGGATTCCGATCACCTATGAGAAGAAGGACTACGACCTGCGCGTCTCGTGCCTGCCCAACGTCTTCGGCGAGAAGATCGTCTGCCGCATCCTGGACAAGTCGAGCATTCTGATCGGCCTCAACAAGCTCGGGTTCACGCCGGAGGCGCAGTCGCAGCTTGAGGAGCTCGTCATTCAGCCCAACGGCATGGTTCTCTCCACGGGTCCCACGGGTTCCGGCAAGACGACCACGCAGTATTCGGTGCTCAACAAGCTCAACTCGATCGAAAAGAACATCCTGACCATCGAGGACCCGGTGGAGTATCAGTTGAGCGGCGTGACGCAGGTGCAGGTGAACAAGAAGGCCGGCCTGACGTTCGCGACGGCGTTGCGCTCGTTCCTGCGGCAGGACCCGGACATCATCATGGTCGGCGAGATGCGCGACCTGGAAACGGCCGAGATCGCGATCGAGTCCTCGCTGACGGGCCACCTCGTCCTCTCCACGCTGCACACCAACGACGCGCCGTCCGCCGTCATCCGCATGATCGACATGGGGGTGGAGCCGTACCTGATCTCGGCCACCGTGATCGGCGTGATGGCCCAGCGCCTCGGGCGCAAGGTGTGCCAGTCGTGCAAGGAGCCCTACGAGGAGGAGGCCACCTACCTGCGGCGCTTCGGGTTCCGGCCGGAGTCGCCCGACCAGAAGGTGACCCTGTGGCGTGGCCGCGGCTGCGAGGCGTGTCGGCACACCGGGTACAAGGGCCGCCTCGGGATCTACTCGCTGATGCGAGTGAACGACGAGATCGCCGAGCTCATCGTGCGCCGGGCGCCGCTGACGGACATCCGCGACGCGGCCAAGGCCAACGGCATGCTGGAGTTGCGCGAGGATGGGCTCCTGAAGGTGCTGGAGGGCGTCACCACGCCGGACGAGGTGATGCGCGTCGTCTTCACGGCCGGTCACTAGAGCGATCGGCCAGCCCGGGCGCGCGCAGCGTCCCCGGGCGTGTTCAGGCGGAGGTTCTCCCTTGTCCGAACAGACTCAGCCCGTCACCGCGCAGGGGGCCGCTCCCGCGGCTCCCAGCGCGCGCCCGCGCTCGCTCGACGATGTGCACATCGACGACCTGTTGCGCGTCGTCGTCGAGAAGGGCGGGTCCGACCTGCATGTCTCGGTCGGCGTGCCGCCCATCATTCGCGTGGACGGGCAACTCCTTCCCACCAACTACGAGAAGGTCAGCCCTCAGGAGTCCCAGCGGCTCATCTACGACATCCTGACCGATGAGCAGATCCAGCGTTTCGAGACGACCCTGGAGCTGGACTTCTCCTACCAGTTGGCCCGCCTCTCGCGCTTCCGCGTCAACGTCTACCGCGACCGGGGAAACGTGGCCACCGCGTTCCGCGTGATCCCCTCGCGGATCCCGACGCTGCGCGACCTGAGCCTGCCCGCCGTGCTCGAGGACCTCACCCGCCTGCCGCGCGGCCTGATCCTCGTGACCGGGCCCACCGGGTCCGGCAAGTCCACCACGCTCGCAGCGATGATCAACCAGATCAACACCGAGCGCAGCGTGCACGTGCTGACCATCGAGGACCCGATCGAGTACCTGCACAGCCACCGCTTCAGCATCATCAACCAGCGCGAGGTGGGCCAGGACACCCGGCAGTTCGCCAACGCGCTGCGCGCCGCCCTCCGCGAGGACCCGGACGTAATCCTCGTGGGCGAAATGCGCGACCTGGAGACGATGCAGATGGCCGTGTCCGCCGCGGAGACCGGCCACCTCGTCTTCGCGACCCTGCACACCAACAGCGCGGCCACCTCCGTGGAGCGCATCGTGGACTCGTTCCCGCCTGGCCAGCAGGAGCAGGTGCGCCTGCAGCTCTCCAACAACCTGCAGGCTATCCTGTGCCAGCAACTGCTGCCTCGCGCCAATCAGCCGGGCCGCGTCTGCGCGATGGAGATCATGACGGCCAGCCCGGCCATCCGCAACCTGATCCGCGAGAACAAGGCGCACCAGATCACCTCGATGATCCAGACCAGCGCGAACATGGGCATGCAGACCATGGACCAGTCGCTGCGCGATCTCTACCTGCGCGGCTTGATCACCTTCGAGCTGGCCATGGAGCGCGCCATGAACGCGGTGGAGCTCGAGAAGATGATTCGAACGGCGACGATCCCCGGCCCCGGGACGTCGGGAGGCGGCCGCTCGGCATAGCGCCGGCGGGGGACACGCGCGCCTGAGACCGGGCGCCGGGCACCGGGGAGGTGAGTATGGCAACCTTCAGCTACACCGTTCGCGACGCCAGCGGGCAGACGCGCTCGGGCACCTCGGACGCCGAGAGCGCCGAGATCCTGCGGCGGCGCCTGCAGGAGCAGGGCTTCACGGTCGCGGACATTCAGCAGACGGCGGCCGGCAAGAAGAAGGCGAGCGGCGCCGGCTGGGGCCGCGTGAAGCTGGCCGACCTGTCGATCTTCTGCCGGCAGTTCTCCACGATGATCGACGCGGGCGTCTCGCTCGTACGGGCGCTGGACGTGCTCGGGGAGCAGACACAGAACCCCAAGCTCAAGCGCATGATCATCGACATCCAGCAGGAGGTGGAGTCCGGCCAGACCCTCTCCAAGGCGATGTCGAAGTACCCGCGCACCTTCACGAGCCTGTTCATCGGGCTGGTGAAGGCGGGGGAGGTGGGAGGCGTGCTCGAGGAGGCCCTGCAGCGGCTCTCCGGCTTCCTTGAGAAGGACATGGAGCTCCGGCGCAAGGTGAAGGCCGCCCTCACCTACCCGGCCATCGTCGTGGTGGTTGCCGTCGGCATCGTCGTCGGCCTCTGCACCTTCATTGTCCCCAAGTTCGTGGAGCTCTTCCGCGACCTGGGGGTGAAGGAGCTTCCGGCCATGACGCAGATCCTGGTTGACTTCAGCGACTTCCTGAAGCAGCGATGGTGGCTGGGCATCATCATCCTGCTGGCCCTCTACGTGGCGACGAAGTACTTCGGTACGACGCGCATCGGGCGGCGAGTGATCGACCGGATCAAGCTGAAGGTGCCGGTGTTCGGCAAGCTGCACCACAAGATCGCGCTGGCCCGTTTCTCGCGCACCCTGGGCACCTTGCTCGTCTCGGGCGTGCCGATCCTGCAGGCGCTGGAGACGGTGGCCGGCACGGTGGGCAACGGCATCATCGCCGAGGCCGTGATGCAGGCCCGCGCCCGTATCCGGGAGGGCGACCGGATCAACGACCCACTCGAGAAGAGCAAGATGTTCCCGCCGATGGTGGTGCACATGATCTCCATCGGCGAGGAGTCCGGCGCGCTCGACGCGATGCTCACCAAGATCGCCGAGTTCTACGAGCAGGAAGTCGACGCCACGCTCCAGAGCCTGACGGCGGCCATCGAGCCGGTTCTGATCGTCTTCCTCGGCTTCTGCGTGGGGTTCATCGTCATCGCGATGTTCATGCCCCTGATCAGCGTGATACAGAACCTTACCTCGGGAAGCGGCGACTCCAGCGCGGGTGCGGGCGCGGGGGAGGAGTAGTCGGTCTGTGAGGCGGCCGGCGCCCCGCGAGGTGTGCCGGCCGCAACGCCCCACGGTGCGCGATGGGCGCCCTCGCGCGGTCACCCGCCGGCCGCGGACGGGCGCGGCGCGCCCGCGCATCGGATACACATCATGGCACGCCACGGAGGGCGCCCTTGACCCCGGTTCCCGATCTCTTCTGGGCCGTCCTCGCGGGCGTGTTTGGCGCCGTCATCGGCAGCTTTCTCAACGTAGTGGTCTGGCGGCTGCCCCGCGGCCAGTCGCTGATGGACCCGCCCCGCTCCTACTGCCCGCGGTGCAAGCACGTGCTGGGCGCCGCGGAGAACATACCGCTGCTCAGCTTCCTCGCGCAGGGAGGACGCTGCCGGGCTTGCCGAGAGCCGATCCCCTGGCGCTACTTCTGGGTGGAGTTGGCGTGCGCCGCGCTCTTCGTGGCGATCACCGAGCGGTTCGGTCCGACGCTGGACACGGTGGCCTACTGCGCGTTCGGAGCCCTGCTGCTCGCCGCGCTGTTCATCGACCTCGAGTTGTACGTGATTCCGGACGAGTTGAACACCCTGGCGCTGCTGGTGGGCGTCTCGCGCGACGTGTGGGGGGCCGCGGCGGGCGAGCCGAACCATGCGCTCCTGTGGGGCTGGCTGCCACGCTCCGTGCTGGGCGCGATGGTGTGCGCCTCGGTATTCGTGGCGATCCAGGTGCTCGGCCGGGCGCTGTTCCACAAGGATGCGATGGGCGATGGCGACGTGAAGCTTGCCCGCGCGATCGGGGCGATGATGCCGCTGCGGCTGGCCCTGGTATCGTTCCTGTTGGCCATCGGCGTGGGGGCGGTGCTCGGCGGTGCTCTGGTGCTCTTGCAGGCGATCCGCCGGCCCGCGGCCGCGGAGACGGGGGCGCGCGACGCGCAGGACGAGGAGCCGGAGGCGACGCCTCTGGCCGAGATCCTCCGCTACGGGCTCTACTACGTGGCGTTTGTTGACCTGCTGATCGCGGCCGCTGCCCGGGTGGGGGTGGCGCCCGCCCGGCGCGCCGCGGCCCGCTGGGCGGCCGAGGCGCCGCCTGACGAGGAGGACGACTTCGTGCCCGGGCCAACGCACATTCCGTTCGGGCCCTACATGGTGGTGGGCGCGTTCCTGGCGCTCTTCGTGGGTGACCGGCTGATCGCGTGGTACCTGGCGTGGGCCGGGCTTGGCCCGCGCGGAGCCTAGCGGCGAACGGCCGAGCCCGGCAGGGCAGGGGGCGGCTCGCGTCGAACGGTAGGAACGTGGCCGCGGAACAACGACCTCGGGCGTCTCGTCAGACCCTTGGCACAATCAGGGCACGGCGCACGCGCGCGCCGCGCCGTTCGCGGACGCTTCCGCAAAGGTGGGGGATAGGCGATGCTTAGCGCGTCTCGACCACGCGGTTTCACACTGATCGAGCTTCTCACCGTCATCGCGATCATCGCGGTGCTCGCCGCCATCCTGTTTCCGCTGGCCGGCAGCGTCCGCGAGCAGGCTCGCGCCGCCGACTGCATGAGCAAGTTGCACCAGCTTTACGTAAGCGCGCGCGTCTATCGCGACGATGAGGGCGCCTACCCGCCGGCGCTATTCGGGTACGTGGAAACCGAGGTTACGGACACCAACTGCACCGGGCAGTCCGGCGTGCCGCGACGAATCCCGTTCTCGGACGGGGTGGGGGCCGGCTACGTGGCGGTGGACCAGGTCGCCAACGGCTTCCTGTATGGCGAGCAGGTGCGCGACGCCAGCGTGTTTCGCTGCCCCGACAACGTGCCGATGTCGAGAACGGCCATCACGGTGGCTCACTACCCCAACGTGCAGGGCACCGACCCTGGCCAGGCCTTCTACTGGCCGACGACGTGGGTTGGCGACTACCTGGCCAGCAAGGGCTGTCCGACGGACGAGGCAGGAACCATCGACTGCTTCTGGGACGTCGACCCGAACGACCCGTGCCTGGGCCAGCTCTACCTGAAGCCGCGCTACTTCTACGTCTGGGACTCGTATGACCTGGGCCCGCGCGTGGATGCCAGCGGGACACCGATCCGCACCGCGGACGACCAGTACGTCTTCGACCGTCACTACAGCGTCGATTGGACAGGGCAACTCGGCCTCAGTGACCTCCCGACACAACTTAAGTACGCCAACCCGCCGGGCGATCGCACTCTGCTGACGTACTGCACCTGGCATGCCGCCATCGCCGGCGCCAACACCGTCACGGCCATCTCGACTTCGGGCACCGCCCGCAAGGTCGACATCGGGCGGGCGCTGCGGAACGGTCCGGAGATGTACGCCCGGTAGCGGGCGCTGCGGCCACATGCGCGCTGCCGCCATCGGCGTGCGGCGGCCTTCGGCGCGCGGACGCGGGGGGGGCAGGCGCGCCTACCTGCCGGCCGCGGGCGGCAGGAACAAGGGTTCGGGGGGTCTCGTCCAACTGATGTAAGAAGCCGGCCCGGTCGGGCGCCCGTCGGGTGCATGCGCCGGGGCGGCCCGCGCCCCGCGGCGGTGGCAGCAGACACGAGAGAACCATGTACAGGACGCGACGAAACAACGGAATATCGCTCATCGAAGTGCTCGTGGTGATCGTGGTGCTGCTGGTGGGGATCATGTCGGTCGTGCGGCTCTTCCCGCCGGGCTTCCTGATCAACCGGCGGACCGAGGCCACCACCCTCTCGTCGCGGCTGGCCAAGGCGGAGGTGGATCGCTACACCGCTGGCTCCGCCAACCTGATGGACGCGGTGCTCCCGACGACGATCGAGGAGAACGCGAACTCGCCCACCGGCTACTACATTCGCGTGGATCTCGACGCCACCCCCGACGAGCTCACCGAGGTCGCCCAGCCGGTGGCGGGCGTTGACCCCTACTACCTGTCCGGGCCCAACAAGTTCCGCTGGATTCGCGGCGAGACGGTGCGGGTGCCGAACCCGTCGCCCATCGCGCCTGGCGTGCGCGGCTCCGTGTACATGCTGAGCGCGGCGCCCGTCTACGACAACCTGGCCGTCGACGCCAACGGCGCGGTCGTCGACAGCATCGTGGTGAGCGGGCAGCCGCTGCGGCGGCGCGGGCAGGACTCGACCGACCCGTATGGGCCGTATCTGCGGAGCCTGGCGGAGTACGCGATCGACTACGATAACGCGCAGATCGCCTTCTTCCCGGCGCCCTATCCGCGCACGTTCAAGATCACCTACAGCTACTACGACGCGAGCAACGAGGTGCAGACGGTGGCCGCGCAGTCGCTGGCGGTGCCCGCCGCCTCGCAGGCCGTGTGGCAGCCGGTGAGCCCGCCCAATGGCGGCGAGCTGGTGCGCGACGGCGACGTGGTGTCGCGCGCCTTCACCCGGGTGGCCTACCCGCCAGCCTGGTCGCCCGATCCCTACGAGTACTGCGTCGTTCCGAGCACGGCCAGTATCGCCGGTTTCGCCAGTATGGGCGTCCTGATCTTCAACCCGCTCGGGCGCGACTACGTCGAGCGCACGGCCCGTGGCAACGTGCCGCTGACCGCAAAGATCGACTACAACGTGCTGGACTGGCGGATCCTCCGCGAGGACCGGCCGATGCCGGGCATCGCGCCCTACCAGGTGCGTCTGGGGCTCAAGCGGATCATGCGGGTTGGCGAGTACGAGGCCGACCAGAGCCAGTACCCAGGCCTCTGGCGCGATCCGAACGCGCCGCACGTCGACCTGCTCGTGTACAACGTGACGACCGGGCAGGAGGTGCCGCCCAGCCAGTACTCGGTGAACTACCGCGAGGGCGTGGTAACCTTCACGGACGCGTTCGGCGGGGCCAGCGCCTCGGGCACCTTCCGCTTCTTCTATAAGGCGAACGGCGACTGGGCCATGCAGGTGCTCAAGGCGGCGTCCGGCTACCATCGCGCCGCGTCTCACACGGCCAACATCGGCTTTGGCGAGTTCTACCTCGGCGGCGGGGCGAGCGGCGGAGATGCGACCCGTATGTACTTCCCGCTCATGGAATCCGGAAACACGGTCAATATCCGGGACCTGTGGTACTGGTCTCACAACGACATCACGGGGGCAACGACGCTCCGGCGGGCGTCCAACGAGACGTATCGTATTAACTCGGCGCGCGGCCAGTTCTGGCAGACCGGGCGCGGCCCACTGACCTGGCTGGACCTGCGCGACAATCACAATACCGCAACAGACCGGGCCGTTGCCTGGGCGCTCTCGTCGTTCAGCGCGGCGCCGGCCGGCGTGCAGCCAACCTACGGGATTCAGCCGGCGCTGGGAGTGCAGGGCATCTCCTTCCGGGTGCGTGTCGTCTGGAGCGGCAGCACCACGGTCACGGAGACCGCCAGCGGCAACGTGGCGCACCGGCGATGGCGCAGGCTGAACCTGGACACCTTCCTGACCCGCGGTGAGGGCTAGGCCGGAGATATGAGCGGGATGCATACGAGCTCTGTTCGGGGCACCGCAAGCCGCCCGTGCCGTGTCCGGCCCTGGCGCTGCGGCGAGGCCGATCACGGTATGAGACCGAGTGAAATCGCGCGCGCTCGAAGAGGCGCCTTCACGCTCGTCGAGTTGCTGGTCGTCATGGCCATCTCGGTGATCCTGTTGGGCCTGATCTTCGGACCCATGGTGGAGAGCTTCAACCTCACAAACCGGGCCCGGGTGCAGGTGCTGGCCCAGGACGTATCGCGCCAGATCATGGAACAGCTCCAGCGGGAGATCGCCGACGGCGTGTTCGTGTTCGACAACGCGAGCCTTCCGATCACCTTCTGGGTGCCCGACCCGACCGGCCGGCCGCTCGCCATGCCGGTGCCCTACGCCATGCTGGACCTGGTGCCGCCGGCGCGCGTGAACGACCAGAACCCGAACCTGGGCTCCGGCGTGCCGCTCGACCCGACCACCGGCCTGCCGGTGGAGTCAGCGCGCGGCCCGCTCGCGCTGCCCGTGGCGCCCGGCCGGGCCATCGTGCGGATATGGACGGGCCTGCGCGACAACGCAACCGTTCCGGACGACTCCGGCGCGGGCCTCTCGGGGAGGCCCGCCAGGCTCTACGCCAACTTCTACGACAATCGGCGCAACACGACGTTCGACCAGCACAACCCGTTCCTGCTCTACCGCGCGCTCTTCACGCCGTACACCGTCCACGGGCAGGTGGATACGCGCCTGATGAACATCGGCCGCTTCGGCTCGCTGCAGGCCGCCATGCGCGACCCGAACTTCTTCTACGACAACGACGAGGCCATTCGCCCGAACGACGCGAGCATCGCCACCAACGCGGTGCCCGGGTGGAAGGACCTCAACAAGGACGGCAAGGTCAACTACTCGGAGAACTGGCAGGCGATTGGGCGCAGCCTGGTGCCGAGCGACCGCGCCGACATGGTGAGCGTGGAGCGCGACCGCGACGGCCGCCCGCTATACGGCAACGACCCGGTCTCCGGCCTGGTCGAGATGCGGATCGCCCCGCAGGCGCGCTTCCAGCCAACCTACGTCGGCAACGACGCGGGCGCGCCCGCCAGCACGGCGGACACGGCCAACGAGGCGCCGGCTGTGCGGCCCACGAGCTACGTCGAGGCCTACGGCCACTGGACCACGCCGTTCCGGCTCTACGTCTATCGCAGCAGCCTGAACGACCCGCTCCTGCGCTACTTCTACTGGACCGGCGCCGGGCCCGTGCGATACGTGGAGTACGACACCGCGACCGGCTCCATCACGAACGGTGGCGGCCAGGGCGAGAACACCTACTTCTACCCGCTGGAGCCCACCAACCTGCCCAACGCCATGCCAGCCGGCAGGTTCCTGATGTTCACCGTAGATCCGCGGCGCGGTATCGTGAATT
This genomic interval from Chthonomonadales bacterium contains the following:
- a CDS encoding type II secretion system protein, which encodes MRPSEIARARRGAFTLVELLVVMAISVILLGLIFGPMVESFNLTNRARVQVLAQDVSRQIMEQLQREIADGVFVFDNASLPITFWVPDPTGRPLAMPVPYAMLDLVPPARVNDQNPNLGSGVPLDPTTGLPVESARGPLALPVAPGRAIVRIWTGLRDNATVPDDSGAGLSGRPARLYANFYDNRRNTTFDQHNPFLLYRALFTPYTVHGQVDTRLMNIGRFGSLQAAMRDPNFFYDNDEAIRPNDASIATNAVPGWKDLNKDGKVNYSENWQAIGRSLVPSDRADMVSVERDRDGRPLYGNDPVSGLVEMRIAPQARFQPTYVGNDAGAPASTADTANEAPAVRPTSYVEAYGHWTTPFRLYVYRSSLNDPLLRYFYWTGAGPVRYVEYDTATGSITNGGGQGENTYFYPLEPTNLPNAMPAGRFLMFTVDPRRGIVNFAFPHTITQRGAARPIVLDPQKANDEYDYVKGLPGYGLSSYRYVSLLPQNASTNPNGVSLGLNPNGATPLARIPNSTIVPGSEVVTGPDMRPGPRYGQPVAYRRAPRGTDPRTLGANEYTINYADVPNANLNPSDPDPRAAAMMTAVQRAGTIIFDSQEDASGAPHHLPVAQGPDGAPVRISVTYQIQDNLAGDVVKTDYLTRQLMTFGLSVRLYDFNSGQPQQVTLTQKIRVRNLQR